Proteins from a genomic interval of Phaeobacter piscinae:
- a CDS encoding CheR family methyltransferase, with product MTFANPIDTRADGFTLSDQDFESIADFAHKHFGLAMSSSKKPLVSSRLARRLRKLNYTDFKSYLQELNGPNADAERSELLSLLTTNVTQFFREPHHFDTLRDDVLPPLLEKARRGDRVRIWSAGCSNGQEPYTIAMVLKELCPDVERLDVKILGTDIDPVVVRKASAARYSADELSQIPQKYSGYYKIEGQDGAIRDDLRGLLTFGVLNLIEPFPFKGKFDAIFCRNVAIYFDTPTQQKVWHAFQRSLNPGGYLFIGHSERMSGPAASALQTVGITTYLNSPAGRNT from the coding sequence GTGACTTTTGCTAACCCCATTGATACTCGTGCGGATGGTTTCACCCTGTCTGATCAGGATTTTGAATCCATCGCCGATTTTGCGCACAAGCACTTTGGGCTGGCTATGTCGAGCAGCAAGAAACCTCTGGTTTCCTCACGCTTGGCGCGGCGGTTGCGCAAGCTGAATTACACTGATTTCAAATCCTACCTTCAGGAATTGAATGGTCCCAACGCGGATGCAGAACGCAGCGAGTTGCTGTCTCTGCTGACCACAAACGTGACGCAGTTCTTTCGCGAACCGCATCACTTCGATACGTTGCGTGATGATGTCCTGCCGCCGTTGCTGGAGAAAGCACGTCGCGGGGATCGTGTGCGCATCTGGTCTGCAGGATGTTCCAATGGGCAGGAGCCCTACACCATAGCCATGGTGTTGAAAGAGCTCTGTCCTGACGTGGAAAGGCTGGATGTGAAAATCCTTGGCACGGATATTGATCCTGTGGTTGTACGCAAGGCATCCGCAGCCAGGTATTCCGCTGACGAGCTGTCGCAAATCCCGCAAAAATACAGCGGATACTACAAGATCGAAGGACAGGATGGGGCGATCCGTGATGATCTACGCGGACTGCTGACATTTGGGGTGCTCAACCTGATTGAGCCTTTCCCCTTCAAAGGCAAGTTCGATGCGATTTTCTGCCGGAATGTGGCGATCTATTTCGACACGCCGACGCAACAGAAGGTCTGGCATGCCTTTCAACGCAGCCTGAACCCTGGCGGCTATCTGTTTATCGGCCATTCAGAACGCATGTCCGGGCCTGCGGCATCTGCGCTGCAGACCGTTGGAATCACCACTTACTTAAACTCTCCTGCCGGTCGGAACACCTGA
- a CDS encoding chemotaxis protein CheW: protein MQSQAEAKYDDSEIKHAEHSEFVSFTVAGQAFCLKITQIREIRRWSPVTILPHAPADVLGVMNLRGAVIPIYDLSARFGLQQTEASERNVVIVVSVHGKPVGLLAESVSEIISINPDDIQDTPPVDSRNTMDYIQGIISHDETMVRIINLDAVITAPEQVIS, encoded by the coding sequence ATGCAATCGCAAGCTGAAGCCAAGTATGACGACTCGGAAATCAAACACGCCGAGCACAGCGAATTTGTCAGTTTCACCGTTGCTGGCCAGGCGTTCTGTCTGAAAATCACCCAGATCCGGGAAATCCGGCGCTGGTCCCCGGTTACGATCCTACCTCATGCTCCGGCGGACGTCCTAGGCGTGATGAACCTGCGGGGCGCCGTGATCCCGATCTATGACCTTTCAGCGCGCTTCGGGCTCCAGCAGACCGAAGCGAGTGAGCGAAATGTCGTGATTGTCGTCTCGGTACATGGCAAGCCAGTTGGCCTGCTGGCTGAGTCTGTTTCTGAGATTATCTCGATCAATCCAGATGATATTCAAGACACGCCGCCGGTCGATAGCCGTAATACGATGGATTACATTCAGGGTATTATTTCGCACGATGAGACGATGGTGCGGATCATCAACCTGGATGCTGTCATCACTGCGCCGGAACAGGTGATCTCGTGA
- a CDS encoding response regulator, with product MSLKDSLRVMVVDDMSTSRGILTQCLDELGVSNYMVENNGQSAFQKLVANPVHLVLSDYNMPGMDGLGLLKALREHRVTQRVGFILVTGKPTPEIVEVGRRLAMNNIIRKPFTVATMKQAIEQVVGRL from the coding sequence ATGAGCTTGAAAGACTCCCTGCGCGTGATGGTTGTCGATGATATGTCGACCAGCCGAGGTATCTTGACCCAATGCCTGGATGAGCTAGGTGTCAGTAATTATATGGTTGAAAATAACGGACAATCCGCGTTTCAGAAGCTCGTCGCCAATCCGGTGCACCTAGTGCTATCAGACTACAACATGCCGGGCATGGATGGGCTTGGTCTGCTGAAGGCACTGCGAGAACATCGGGTGACACAACGGGTGGGTTTCATCCTGGTGACAGGTAAGCCAACTCCCGAAATCGTCGAGGTTGGTCGCCGTCTCGCGATGAACAACATTATCCGCAAACCCTTCACCGTTGCCACGATGAAGCAGGCGATTGAGCAAGTGGTTGGTCGTCTATGA
- a CDS encoding PepSY-associated TM helix domain-containing protein, translating into MNMPNSTAQPQGSAQKLYFAAWRWHFYTGLFVIPFLAALAVTGLAMLWIAWIDGRDGERTPVVAQEQVQPLSVQAEAAQARLPNGELRQYVAPRAADRAALFRVDHEGDAIMIAVDPYTAEVIETFPRRSGWYDFADNLHSDLMLGVSGDRILETAASLALVLIATGLYMWWPRTIGWRRALLPSLGRGRSLWKSLHGVVGIWISLFLVLFLISGLAWAGVWGGKMVQAWSQFPAEKWDNVPLSDDIHASMDHARREVPWALEQTPMPASGSDVGLVGVTTALINLDSIDAFARRIGFEERYQLSIPRGDTGVWTLSRDSMSTDSTNPTSDRTVHIDRYTGKILADVRFADYSWAGKAMAIGIALHMGTLGLWSVLANTLVCLSVLFLCLSAIVLWWKRRPTKAGRLSAPPMPKELPLWQGAVLVGLAVSMAFPMAGLAFLTLLVVDWMILSRLPALRHRLT; encoded by the coding sequence ATGAATATGCCCAATTCTACCGCGCAGCCGCAGGGCAGCGCGCAAAAACTCTATTTTGCCGCCTGGCGGTGGCACTTCTACACTGGACTGTTTGTCATTCCGTTTCTCGCTGCACTTGCGGTTACCGGCCTCGCCATGCTTTGGATCGCTTGGATCGATGGCCGCGATGGTGAGCGTACGCCGGTGGTTGCGCAAGAACAGGTTCAGCCGCTCTCAGTGCAGGCCGAAGCCGCGCAAGCACGCCTGCCAAACGGCGAGCTAAGGCAATATGTGGCCCCCCGCGCCGCCGATCGCGCAGCGCTTTTCCGTGTCGATCACGAGGGTGATGCCATCATGATCGCGGTTGATCCCTATACTGCGGAGGTTATCGAGACCTTCCCGCGCCGCAGCGGATGGTATGATTTTGCGGATAATCTGCACAGTGATCTGATGCTTGGCGTCAGTGGTGACCGCATTCTGGAAACCGCGGCCTCATTGGCGTTGGTGCTGATTGCAACCGGCCTTTACATGTGGTGGCCCCGGACGATTGGGTGGCGTCGCGCCTTGCTGCCCAGCCTGGGACGTGGTCGCAGCCTGTGGAAATCACTGCATGGTGTGGTTGGCATCTGGATCTCACTGTTTCTTGTGCTGTTTCTCATTTCCGGCCTAGCCTGGGCTGGCGTTTGGGGGGGCAAAATGGTGCAGGCCTGGAGCCAGTTCCCGGCCGAAAAATGGGACAATGTCCCGCTGTCCGACGATATTCATGCCAGTATGGATCACGCCCGTCGCGAGGTTCCATGGGCGCTGGAACAAACGCCGATGCCCGCGTCGGGCAGCGATGTGGGGCTGGTTGGTGTGACTACTGCTCTCATCAACCTCGACAGCATTGATGCCTTCGCCCGCCGCATCGGGTTTGAGGAGCGATATCAGCTGAGCATTCCGCGCGGCGACACCGGTGTCTGGACCCTCAGCCGGGATTCAATGAGCACAGACAGCACCAACCCCACCTCCGACCGGACCGTTCATATCGACCGCTACACAGGCAAGATACTGGCCGATGTCCGGTTTGCCGATTACTCTTGGGCGGGCAAGGCGATGGCGATTGGCATCGCCCTCCACATGGGGACGTTGGGTCTATGGAGCGTTCTTGCAAACACGCTGGTTTGCCTGTCCGTCCTGTTTCTGTGTCTCAGCGCAATTGTGCTCTGGTGGAAACGCCGCCCGACCAAGGCTGGCCGTCTTTCGGCACCGCCAATGCCAAAGGAGCTGCCCCTCTGGCAGGGCGCAGTCTTGGTTGGCCTGGCCGTGTCCATGGCGTTTCCGATGGCTGGGCTGGCGTTCCTGACGCTGCTTGTTGTTGACTGGATGATCCTGTCCCGCCTCCCGGCTCTGCGCCACAGGCTGACCTAA